One window from the genome of Halictus rubicundus isolate RS-2024b chromosome 7, iyHalRubi1_principal, whole genome shotgun sequence encodes:
- the LOC143355649 gene encoding nischarin, protein MACLLLNQDDVQIKIPSTDTVDGVTYYCIEVGIASIKWTVRHRYNDFAELHDKLVTEHCVEKDILPPKKLIGNKCEAFVEKRRTSLEVYLTAVYHYLKKAMPRELAVFLDLHIYDIFFLLQSMALEFFTEGESILQKSKTYKFNPIQLYAISERLKHPCPTLEVVDRKYDFSHVLDFNSHLTGLVIEGSSEPHKASNIDTSMLSIELSSFKNIEDLTIDQYPVERIYNMGNLRDTVVRLTVNHTKLKNIVEFAMCEEVHKGIENANDSHVWLKVTQLDLSENRIEVIDEAIKLLPHIECLTLNNNLLSEISNVTLLPRLSHLYLASNNFTMLPDNLHTKLGYIVYIDLSQNKLTSLSSFSKLYSLEGLDVSCNRIEKIEEVKNIGHLPCLENLRLTGNPVSTIVDYRVKVLEPFGKRAADICLDNEKPNQKELDTVSVHQALRIAREGKSPTFTASDAPLFSAEIPGI, encoded by the exons ATGGCGTGTCTTTTGTTGAACCAGGACGACGTTCAGATCAAAATACCGTCGACGGACACCGTCGACGGTGTCACCTATTATTGCATCGAGGTTGGGATCGCTTCGATCAAGTGGACTGTGAGACACAG ATACAACGACTTTGCAGAGCTACACGACAAGCTGGTCACAGAGCACTGCGTCGAGAAGGACATACTGCCACCCAAGAAGCTGATAGGCAACAAGTGTGAAGCCTTCGTGGAGAAGCGAAGAACAAGCCTGGAGGTCTATCTCACCGCAGTCTATCACTATCTAAAGAAAGCGATGCCCAGAGAATTGGCTGTGTTTCTAGATCTGCACATCTACGATATATTTTTCTTACTACAGAGCATGGCTTTGGAGTTCTTCACAGAGGGCGAGAGTATCCTGCAGAAGTCCAAGACCTACAAATTTAATCCTATACAG TTGTACGCGATCAGCGAGAGATTGAAGCATCCCTGTCCAACGCTAGAGGTCGTAGACAGGAAGTACGACTTCAGCCATGTTTTAGACTTCAATTCCCACTTAACTGGCCTCGTAATCGAAGGCAGCTCGGAGCCCCACAAAGCCAGCAACATCGATACGTCGATGCTCTCGATAGAACTCTCTAGCTTCAAGAACATAGAGGATCTAACAATCGATCAATACCCTGTAGAAAGGATCTACAACATGGGCAATCTCAGGGACACCGTCGTCAGACTAACGGTGAATCACACGAAGCTGAAAAACATCGTCGAGTTCGCTATGTGCGAAGAAGTGCACAAAGGCATCGAGAACGCGAACGACTCCCACGTCTGGTTAAAAGTGACCCAACTAGACCTGAGCGAGAACCGAATAGAGGTGATAGACGAGGCGATCAAGTTGCTGCCTCACATAGAATGTCTGACCTTGAACAACAACCTCCTATCAGAGATTTCAAATGTGACCTTGCTACCGAGACTCTCGCACCTGTACCTAGCGTCAAACAATTTCACAATGTTGCCAGATAATCTGCACACAAAGCTCGGTTACATAGTGTACATTGACTTGTCGCAGAACAAGTTGACATCGCTATCGAGCTTCTCGAAGTTGTATTCGCTAGAGGGCTTGGATGTCAGCTGCAATCGGATAGAGAAGATCGAAGAGGTGAAGAATATAGGACACCTGCCCTGCTTGGAGAATTTGAGGCTCACTGGTAATCCTGTGTCCACCATCGTTGATTATAGAGTGAAGGTCTTAGAGCCCTTCGGTAAAAGAGCAGCTGATATCTGTTTGGATAACGAGAAACCTAATCAAAAGGAGCTGGACACCGTGTCCGTTCACCAAGCGCTTCGCATTGCCAGAGAGGGGAAATCGCCAACGTTCACGGCGTCCGATGCGCCACTTTTCTCTGCGGAGATACCGGGAATATAG